Proteins encoded by one window of Drosophila melanogaster chromosome X:
- the CG2258 gene encoding uncharacterized protein, isoform C, producing the protein MLKALYDFQAVYPKTISFDEGEYFILYQTSARQRNWWQVVSMKGNIGFVPSNYVMKIKVEHDFLISFLNSSIESLEKCTDHEINGIMSKDELLDRLREKKHTMERLYAESSERDGDSSLSYSHSYSDKGSHRHSHPHPTQSQTQLHSQHRQHSPPPSGGSVGSQRLDMSKKSMSSPAVGSSCGLPQNQGMIESPSMGSMQFQGSSCTIQTPQQQQPLPAPPAPAPSPSAASATPTAASTSKAATGGDVAQDNSITSEPSETTTTTTTTSEDVVTTYKETSQMSTSQQHKPQNGSTASASISASASASALRSNGGNGKANGSATALHQELQQEEADSAPDKSDDASAVQSDDGCPANGDSADNSQALDSIDSPSHRQRGLSLGRIEEGATGGGQLKVESSDVYQIVDALRRNTNLSFDLSCEALRVVLTSLEQLYNGAINPYLEAVAVHVTGKVATPKELLGITHDAKRLQYLFAQLADCKNDTEQRTWMLYEDEEDIIQFLEELVEILINADESISCYEMSCDQYQMFINLVQYYQMETRWSIKRLLLKTFTAACHLDYIIVDILLTSVLPLEIVEDMKTHFSNLDRFKQLVKMLTIIFSLGQPMPVNHQDYLGVHFASFLLEIVEGNNPEVLVDMVIALILAFNQQFSEHTYNVIIEGMQNLPSAKVFTEKLLLLLNREDDPTRLLKHPNEHMNTVLRMFIDIFSHPDTAGMFYTNDIKVLIDIVVRQLSDLDAGSTTRPCYLELCRRILRNTNYQEHQHRKHDLMKIFTRIFCEETECSASDQQLVREIANEFPQLFKA; encoded by the exons ATGCTCAAGGCTCTGTACGACTTCCAGGCGGTCTATCCGAAGACCATCAGCTTCGATGAGGGCGAGTACTTCATCCTTTACCAGACGTCCGCCCGCCAGCGCAATTGGTGGCAGGTTGTCAGCATGAAAGGCAACATTGGCTTTGTGCCCTCCAATTACGTAATGAAGATTAAG GTGGAGCACGACTTTCTCATCAGCTTTCTGAACTCCTCGATAGAATCGCTGGAGAAGTGCACGGACCATGAGATCAATGGCATCATGTCCAAGGACGAACTGCTGGACAGGCTGCGCGAGAAGAAGCACACCATGGAGCGTCTGTATGCG GAGAGTTCCGAGCGCGACGGTGACTCCTCGCTTTCCTATTCACACAGCTACAGTGACAAGGGTAGCCACCGGCACTCGCATCCCCATCCCACCCAATCCCAGACGCAGCTTCATTCCCAGCACAGGCAGCACAGTCCGCCGCCCAGCGGCGGCAGCGTTGGCTCCCAGCGTTTGGACATGAGCAAGAAGAGCATGTCAAGTCCAGCGGTGGGCTCATCGTGCGGCCTGCCCCAGAATCAGGGCATGATCGAATCGCCCAGCATGGGCAGCATGCAGTTCCAGGGCAGCAGCTGCACCATCCAgacgccgcagcagcaacagccgctCCCAGCACCGCCAGCACCAGCTCCCTCGCCATCGGCAGCATCGGCCACACCCACTGCGGCATCAACGAGCAAAGCGGCCACCGGCGGTGATGTCGCGCAGGACAATAGCATTACGTCGGAGCCCTCGGAGACGACAACGACCACTACGACGACCAGCGAAGATGTGGTCACCACATACAAGGAGACCAGCCAAATGAGCACCAGCCAGCAGCATAAGCCGCAAAATGGGAGCACTGCCTCGGCGTCCATTTCCGCATCTGCCTCGGCCTCAGCTTTGCGCAGCAACGGCGGCAACGGCAAGGCCAACGGTAGTGCCACAGCCCTGCATCAGGAGCTGCAGCAGGAGGAAGCGGACAGTGCGCCGGACAAGTCGGATGATGCCAGCGCCGTGCAAAGTGACGACGGTTGCCCGGCCAACGGAGATAGTGCGGATAATAGCCAGGCGCTGGACAGCATCGACAGTCCGTCGCATCGACAGCGCGGCCTGAGCCTGGGCAGAATCGAGGAGGGTGCCACAGGAGGAGGCCAGTTGAAGGTTGAGTCATCGGATGTATATCAGATTGTGGACGCCCTGCGGCGGAACACCAACCTCAGCTTCGATCTCTCCTGTGAAGCATTGCGCGTGGTGCTGACCAGCCTGGAGCAGCTGTACAACGGTGCCATCAATCCGTACCTGGAGGCGGTGGCCGTTCATGTCACTGGCAAAGTGGCCACGCCCAAGGAGCTGCTGGGCATTACGCACGACGCCAAGCGCTTGCAGTATCTCTTTGCCCAGCTGGCGGACTGCAAGAACGATACGGAGCAACGCACTTGGATGCTCtacgaggatgaggaggacATCATTCAGTTCCTTGAGGAGCTTGTTGAGATTTTG ATCAATGCTGATGAGAGCATCAGTTGCTACGAGATGTCCTGCGATCAGTACCAGATGTTTATCAATCTGGTGCAGTACTATCAGATGGAGACGCGCTGGTCCATCAAGCGACTGCTGCTTAAGACCTTTACGGCCGCTTGCCATCTGGACTATATCATTGTGGACATATTGCTGACCTCGGTGCTGCCATTGGAGATT GTCGAGGACATGAAGACGCACTTCTCCAATCTGGATCGCTTCAAGCAGCTGGTCAAGATGCTCACTATTATCTTCTCACTTGGACAGCCCATGCCGGTTAATCATCAGG ATTATTTGGGCGTACATTTTGCCAGCTTCCTACTGGAAATCGTCGAGGGCAATAATCCGGAGGTCTTGGTGGACATGGTCATTGCCTTGATCTTGGCCTTCAATCAGCAATTTAGCGAACATACCTATAATGTCATCATCGAAGGTATGCAGAATCTGCCATCCGCCAAAGTGTTTACGGAGAAGTTGCTACTTTTGCTCAATCGAGAGG ATGATCCCACACGCTTGCTCAAGCATCCCAACGAGCATATGAACACGGTGCTGCGAATGTTTATCGACATATTCAGCCATCCGGATACGGCGGGCATGTTCTACACGAATGACATCAAGGTGCTTATCGATATAGTGGTTCGCCAGCTATCCGATTTGGATGCCGGCAGTACG ACGCGACCATGCTACTTGGAGCTTTGCCGACGCATCCTGCGCAATACGAACTATCAGGAGCACCAGCATCGCAAGCATGATCTCATGAAGATCTTCACGCGCATCTTCTGCGAGGAGACCGAGTGCAGTGCCTCCGATCAGCAGCTGGTGCGGGAAATAGCGAACGAATTTCCGCAGCTGTTCAAGGCCTAA